Proteins encoded together in one Mycobacterium sp. MS1601 window:
- a CDS encoding serine hydrolase domain-containing protein — MSALDLLDHWPVPTAAAAVIGRSGLLSTYGDVDRRFRLASVTKPLVARAAQVAVEEGAVELDTAAGPPGSTVRHLLAHTSGLAMLDDKVIAKPGTRRVYSNTGFGVLATAIEEAAEIDFATYLTESVFEPLGMVSSSLDGGAAAAGYGVTSTVADLVRFAGELLEPDLVSPEMAADATSVQFPGLDGVLPGYGPQRPNDWGLGFELKSAKSPHWTGALNSPRTFGHFGQSGTFIWADPEAGLALVVLTDRDFGDWAHPLWPAVSDEALREFAAH; from the coding sequence ATGAGCGCACTCGATCTCCTCGACCACTGGCCTGTCCCGACTGCCGCCGCCGCGGTGATCGGGAGGTCCGGACTGCTGTCGACCTACGGTGACGTCGACCGCAGGTTCCGGCTGGCGTCGGTGACCAAACCTCTTGTCGCGCGTGCCGCGCAGGTGGCCGTCGAGGAAGGTGCGGTCGAACTCGACACCGCCGCGGGACCGCCGGGGTCGACGGTGCGCCACCTGCTGGCCCACACCTCGGGTCTGGCGATGCTCGACGACAAGGTGATCGCCAAACCCGGCACCCGCAGGGTGTACTCCAATACCGGCTTCGGGGTGCTGGCCACGGCCATCGAGGAGGCCGCCGAGATTGACTTCGCCACTTATCTCACCGAGTCCGTGTTCGAACCGCTGGGGATGGTGTCGTCGTCCTTGGACGGCGGGGCGGCGGCGGCGGGATACGGCGTCACGTCGACGGTCGCCGATCTGGTCCGGTTCGCCGGTGAGTTGTTGGAGCCCGACCTGGTGTCACCGGAGATGGCCGCCGATGCCACGTCGGTGCAGTTCCCGGGGCTCGATGGCGTGCTGCCCGGCTACGGGCCTCAGCGGCCCAACGACTGGGGGCTTGGCTTCGAACTGAAATCAGCGAAGTCGCCGCACTGGACCGGAGCGCTGAACTCGCCACGCACCTTCGGTCATTTCGGGCAGTCGGGGACATTCATCTGGGCCGATCCGGAGGCCGGACTGGCCCTGGTGGTGCTGACCGACCGCGACTTCGGTGACTGGGCACACCCGCTGTGGCCTGCTGTGTCTGATGAAGCTCTGAGAGAATTCGCGGCACACTAG
- a CDS encoding FAD-binding oxidoreductase — MKWNAWGDPAAAKPLSEGIRTLLKQALGVDSPDTPELTPEQVTLRPSALTDTAGLAAIVGAANITTDDDARLLRAGGKSTLDLLRRNTTDVQDAPDAVLTPGSEDEITEILAYCSQHSIAVVPFGGGTSVVGGLDPDRGSLHAVISLDLRRFDQLYALDETSGEAELGAGVTGPEAERLLGDRGFSLGHFPQSFQFATIGGFAATRSSGQDSAGYGRISDMIRGLRTVTPVGILDLGRAPESAAGPDLRHLMVGSEGVFGIITRVRLRVHPKPADTRYEAWSFPDFATGAAALRAVVQTGTGPTVIRLSDEAETGVNLATTEQIGEHQITGGCLAITAFEGSAAHTESRLYETRSLLQQFGTSLGEAPARAWEHGRFNAPYLRDSLLAAGALCETLETATNWSNLHNLKQAVTEALTAALAETGTPALVLCHISHVYPTGASLYFTVVAGQRGNPLEQWRHAKAAASQAIMRAGGTITHHHAVGADHRPWMTDEVGDVGVKILQAVKDCLDPAGILNPGKLIP, encoded by the coding sequence ATGAAGTGGAATGCGTGGGGCGACCCGGCCGCCGCCAAGCCGCTGTCCGAGGGAATCCGCACGCTGCTGAAACAGGCGCTCGGCGTGGACTCCCCCGACACACCAGAACTGACACCCGAGCAGGTGACGCTGCGGCCCAGCGCGCTCACCGACACGGCCGGCCTGGCCGCCATCGTCGGCGCGGCGAACATCACCACCGACGACGATGCCCGGCTACTCCGGGCAGGCGGCAAATCCACTCTGGATCTGTTGCGTCGCAACACCACCGACGTTCAGGACGCCCCCGACGCGGTGCTGACACCAGGTTCCGAGGACGAGATCACCGAGATCCTCGCCTACTGCTCACAGCATTCGATCGCTGTCGTGCCGTTCGGCGGCGGCACCAGCGTGGTCGGTGGGCTGGATCCGGACCGGGGCTCATTGCATGCCGTCATCTCCTTGGACCTGCGTCGCTTCGACCAGCTCTACGCCCTGGACGAGACGTCGGGCGAGGCGGAGCTGGGCGCCGGCGTCACCGGCCCCGAGGCCGAACGGCTGTTGGGCGATCGAGGCTTCTCCCTCGGCCATTTCCCCCAGAGCTTCCAGTTCGCCACCATCGGCGGATTCGCCGCCACCCGCTCGTCGGGCCAGGACTCGGCGGGCTACGGGCGGATCAGCGACATGATCCGCGGGCTGCGTACCGTCACCCCCGTCGGCATCCTCGACCTCGGCCGCGCCCCGGAATCGGCGGCAGGCCCGGATCTGCGGCACCTGATGGTCGGCTCCGAAGGTGTTTTCGGCATCATCACCCGCGTCCGGTTGCGCGTGCACCCCAAGCCCGCCGACACCCGCTACGAAGCCTGGAGTTTCCCTGACTTCGCCACCGGCGCTGCCGCACTGCGGGCGGTGGTACAGACCGGCACCGGCCCGACGGTGATCCGGCTGTCCGACGAAGCCGAGACCGGCGTGAACCTGGCCACCACCGAGCAGATCGGCGAGCACCAGATCACCGGAGGCTGTCTTGCCATCACCGCGTTCGAGGGCAGCGCCGCACACACCGAAAGCCGCCTTTACGAAACCCGCTCGCTGCTACAGCAATTCGGCACCTCACTGGGGGAGGCGCCGGCCAGGGCGTGGGAACACGGCCGCTTCAACGCACCCTATCTGCGCGACTCACTGCTGGCTGCGGGCGCCCTGTGCGAGACGCTGGAGACCGCCACCAACTGGTCCAACCTGCACAACCTCAAACAGGCGGTCACCGAAGCCCTGACCGCCGCACTGGCCGAAACCGGCACCCCGGCACTGGTGCTGTGCCACATTTCCCATGTGTATCCCACCGGAGCGTCGCTCTACTTCACCGTGGTCGCCGGCCAGCGAGGAAATCCGCTGGAGCAATGGCGACACGCAAAAGCCGCCGCGTCCCAGGCAATCATGCGTGCCGGCGGCACCATCACCCACCACCATGCGGTGGGCGCCGACCACCGGCCATGGATGACCGACGAGGTGGGCGACGTCGGCGTCAAGATCCTGCAGGCCGTCAAGGACTGTCTCGATCCGGCGGGAATCCTCAATCCGGGCAAGCTGATTCCGTGA
- a CDS encoding MBL fold metallo-hydrolase, producing the protein MTITRVVTSGKFELDGGSWDVDNNIWIVGDDSGVVVFDAAHTAAPIIEAVGGRNVVAVVCTHGHNDHVTVAPELGAALDAPVLLHPADDVLWQMTHPGKEFRGVTDGQTLQAGSVELIALHTPGHSPGSVCWFAPELNAVISGDTLFQGGPGATGRSFSDFPTILDSIRNRLGTLPEDTVVYTGHGDTTKIGDEIVNYDDWVARGH; encoded by the coding sequence GTGACGATCACTCGCGTCGTCACCTCCGGCAAGTTCGAACTCGACGGCGGGTCCTGGGACGTCGACAACAACATCTGGATCGTGGGCGACGACAGCGGTGTCGTCGTGTTCGACGCCGCCCACACCGCTGCACCGATCATCGAGGCCGTGGGCGGCCGCAACGTGGTCGCCGTGGTGTGCACCCACGGCCACAACGACCATGTCACGGTGGCCCCCGAGCTCGGGGCCGCCCTGGATGCGCCGGTGCTGTTGCACCCGGCCGACGACGTGCTGTGGCAGATGACCCACCCGGGCAAGGAGTTCCGCGGGGTCACCGACGGTCAGACCTTGCAGGCCGGCTCCGTTGAACTGATCGCCTTGCACACTCCTGGTCACTCGCCGGGATCGGTGTGCTGGTTCGCCCCCGAACTCAATGCGGTCATCTCCGGCGACACCCTGTTCCAGGGTGGGCCCGGGGCCACCGGTCGCTCGTTTTCGGATTTCCCGACGATTCTCGACTCGATCCGCAACCGACTCGGCACCCTGCCGGAGGACACCGTCGTCTACACCGGCCACGGTGACACCACCAAGATCGGCGACGAGATCGTGAACTACGACGACTGGGTGGCGAGGGGCCACTGA
- a CDS encoding glycerol-3-phosphate dehydrogenase/oxidase, which produces MAHSAALNAARRTRELELLDSVDVLVIGAGITGAGIALDAASRGLSVALVDKHDLAFGTSRWSSKLVHGGLRYLASGNVGIARRSAVERGILMTRNAPHLVKAMPQLVPLLPSMGRAERALVRVGFLAGDGLRRLAGTPPSVLPRSSRVSASRAMELAPGVMRVGLEGGMLAFDGQLIDDARLVTAVARTAAQHGAKVLTYVRASSVTGSGALLTDTLTGQTLHVKARAVVNATGVWAGEVDPTLKLRPSRGTHLVFDAAAFGNPTAALTIPIPGELNRFVFAMPEQLGRVYLGLTDEDAPGPIPDVPQPTPAEVQFLLDTVNTALAVSLTPEDVRGSYAGLRPLIDNGQGRTADISREHAVIESADGVISVVGGKLTEYRHMAEDVLDRAVALRGLLGAPCRTRNLPLVGAPANPGSREPAEGRLPSSLVARFGAEAAKVIATATCPRPTEVVADGIDVTRAEFEYAVTHEGALTVDDILDRRTRIGLVAEDRERAAATAEEAISA; this is translated from the coding sequence ATGGCCCACTCGGCTGCTCTGAACGCCGCCCGGCGTACTCGCGAGCTCGAACTCCTGGACTCTGTGGATGTACTGGTGATCGGCGCAGGCATCACCGGAGCGGGAATCGCGTTGGACGCCGCGTCGCGGGGACTCTCGGTGGCGCTGGTGGACAAACATGACCTGGCGTTCGGCACCAGCCGGTGGAGCTCGAAACTGGTGCACGGTGGCCTGCGCTACCTGGCTTCCGGCAACGTGGGCATCGCCCGACGCAGTGCTGTCGAGCGCGGAATCCTGATGACTCGCAACGCTCCTCATCTGGTGAAGGCGATGCCGCAACTGGTGCCTCTACTGCCGTCGATGGGTCGCGCCGAGCGCGCTCTGGTGCGGGTGGGGTTCCTGGCCGGCGACGGATTGCGACGTCTGGCGGGCACACCGCCGTCGGTGTTGCCGCGCTCGAGCCGGGTATCTGCCTCGCGCGCCATGGAGTTGGCGCCCGGGGTGATGCGTGTCGGGTTGGAAGGTGGCATGCTCGCCTTCGATGGGCAGCTGATCGACGATGCCCGGCTGGTGACCGCCGTGGCCCGCACAGCTGCTCAGCACGGAGCGAAAGTGCTGACCTACGTCCGCGCCTCCTCGGTCACCGGCTCCGGCGCGCTGCTGACCGACACTCTGACCGGACAGACGCTGCACGTGAAGGCCCGCGCCGTCGTCAATGCCACCGGGGTATGGGCCGGTGAGGTGGATCCCACGCTGAAGTTGCGGCCCAGCCGAGGCACCCATCTGGTGTTCGATGCCGCTGCCTTCGGGAATCCCACTGCGGCGCTGACTATTCCGATACCGGGGGAGCTGAATCGGTTCGTTTTCGCCATGCCCGAGCAACTGGGCCGGGTGTATCTGGGGCTCACCGATGAAGACGCGCCCGGACCCATCCCCGATGTGCCGCAACCGACGCCGGCGGAGGTGCAGTTCCTGCTGGACACGGTGAACACGGCACTGGCTGTGTCGCTGACTCCCGAGGATGTGCGTGGGTCGTATGCCGGGCTGCGGCCCCTGATCGACAACGGACAGGGGCGCACGGCCGACATCTCCCGCGAACACGCCGTCATCGAGTCGGCCGACGGCGTGATCAGCGTGGTGGGCGGCAAGCTCACCGAATACCGGCACATGGCCGAAGATGTTCTGGATCGGGCGGTTGCACTGCGTGGCTTGCTGGGAGCACCCTGCCGCACGCGGAATCTGCCGCTGGTGGGCGCGCCGGCCAACCCCGGTTCACGAGAGCCTGCCGAAGGCCGGCTGCCGTCGTCGCTGGTGGCGCGCTTCGGTGCCGAGGCGGCAAAAGTGATCGCCACGGCGACGTGTCCGCGACCCACCGAGGTGGTGGCCGACGGGATCGACGTCACCCGAGCCGAATTCGAATACGCCGTCACACACGAAGGAGCGTTGACGGTTGACGACATCCTGGACCGTCGGACCCGCATCGGGCTGGTGGCCGAGGACCGGGAGCGGGCCGCGGCGACGGCCGAGGAAGCGATTTCGGCGTGA
- a CDS encoding S-(hydroxymethyl)mycothiol dehydrogenase has product MSQTVRGVISRSKGAPVEVTDIVIPDPGPGEVVVKIIACGVCHTDLTYREGGINDDYPFLLGHEASGTVEAIGEGVTNVEPGDFVILNWRAVCGQCRACKRGRPHLCFDTFNATQKMTLTDGTELSPALGIGAFVEKTLVHEGQCTKVDSEADPAVAGLLGCGVMAGIGAAINTGAVNRDDTVAVIGCGGVGDAAIAGAALVGAKTIIAVDMDDKKLAWAREFGATHTVNAKELDAVATIQDLTGGFGADVVIDAVGRPETWKQAFYARDLAGTVVLVGVPTPAMQLEMPLVDFFSRGGSLKSSWYGDCLPERDFPTLISLYLQGRLPLEKFVSERIGLDDIEDAFHKMHAGEVLRSVVIL; this is encoded by the coding sequence ATGAGTCAGACAGTGCGCGGCGTGATTTCTCGGTCCAAGGGTGCCCCGGTTGAGGTCACCGACATCGTGATTCCTGACCCCGGCCCCGGCGAAGTGGTGGTGAAGATCATCGCCTGCGGGGTGTGCCACACCGATCTGACCTACCGCGAAGGCGGCATCAACGACGACTATCCCTTCCTGCTCGGCCACGAAGCCTCGGGCACCGTCGAAGCCATCGGTGAGGGCGTGACCAACGTCGAGCCCGGCGATTTCGTGATCCTGAACTGGCGGGCGGTCTGTGGGCAGTGCCGCGCGTGTAAGCGGGGCCGCCCGCACCTGTGTTTCGACACCTTCAACGCCACCCAGAAGATGACGCTCACCGACGGCACCGAACTGTCTCCCGCACTGGGCATCGGCGCCTTCGTGGAGAAGACACTGGTCCACGAAGGTCAGTGCACCAAGGTCGATTCCGAAGCCGACCCGGCGGTGGCCGGGCTGTTGGGTTGCGGCGTGATGGCCGGCATCGGTGCGGCCATCAACACCGGCGCGGTCAACCGCGACGACACTGTCGCCGTGATCGGTTGCGGCGGCGTGGGTGATGCCGCCATCGCCGGTGCCGCCCTGGTGGGCGCCAAGACCATCATCGCCGTCGACATGGACGACAAGAAGCTGGCTTGGGCACGTGAGTTCGGCGCCACCCACACCGTCAACGCCAAGGAGTTGGACGCGGTCGCGACCATCCAGGATCTGACCGGCGGTTTCGGCGCCGACGTGGTGATCGATGCCGTGGGTCGCCCCGAGACTTGGAAGCAGGCGTTCTACGCCCGCGATCTGGCCGGCACCGTGGTCCTGGTGGGCGTGCCCACACCGGCCATGCAGTTGGAGATGCCGCTGGTGGACTTCTTCTCCCGCGGGGGGTCACTCAAGAGCTCCTGGTACGGCGACTGCCTGCCCGAGCGGGACTTCCCCACCCTGATCTCGCTGTACCTGCAGGGCCGGCTGCCGCTGGAGAAGTTCGTCTCCGAACGCATCGGCCTCGACGACATCGAAGACGCCTTCCACAAGATGCATGCCGGTGAAGTGCTGCGCTCGGTGGTGATCTTGTGA
- a CDS encoding DUF3145 domain-containing protein yields MRASNQFADATTGVVYVHSSPAAVCPHVEWALSSTLNSRANLKWTPQPAMPGQLRAVTNWVGPVGTGAALANALRSWSVLRFEVTEDPSVGVDGQRFCHTPQLGLWSGAMSASGDVMVGEMRLRALMREGADMLASELDSVLGTAWDEALEPYRSGGDIGAEITWLREGVG; encoded by the coding sequence ATGCGTGCGTCGAACCAATTCGCCGACGCGACTACAGGGGTGGTTTATGTCCACTCCTCACCCGCGGCGGTCTGCCCACACGTGGAGTGGGCGCTTTCGTCGACCCTGAACTCCAGGGCGAACTTGAAGTGGACGCCGCAGCCGGCCATGCCCGGACAACTGCGCGCGGTCACCAACTGGGTCGGTCCCGTGGGGACCGGCGCCGCGCTGGCCAACGCCTTGCGTTCGTGGTCGGTGCTGCGCTTCGAGGTCACCGAAGACCCGAGCGTCGGCGTCGACGGTCAGCGGTTCTGCCACACCCCTCAACTCGGTCTGTGGAGTGGTGCCATGAGCGCCAGCGGTGACGTGATGGTCGGCGAGATGCGCCTGCGTGCACTGATGCGTGAAGGCGCCGACATGCTGGCTTCGGAGCTGGACTCCGTGTTGGGCACCGCCTGGGATGAGGCGCTCGAGCCGTACCGTTCCGGCGGCGACATCGGTGCGGAGATCACCTGGCTGCGGGAAGGCGTGGGGTAA
- a CDS encoding helix-turn-helix transcriptional regulator produces MVTTFLAADWLGTARAAFAERRWSASYDAFVAAGALGPLTTADLDAMSLAAWRVGNVKEAVRLSELVFGRLARADPAAAAMKAVELSLAWLTRGDVNIGQGWRNRARRLLTGAPECVTHGYLAYLDAIVAAMAQDLKTLSVRSEDLRQLSIRHDVAALSALSLVAQGLRAMLDERIGDAYGLIDEAMLPVLADQVPIEWAGDIYRVVLYHCHRLADLPRMRAWTESMYRWCGLSGSLTYGGVCDVHRLQVLASGDDFRQLEDKLAHASRRLEDVNNWAAAEGYYQLGEVCRLRGDVDGAASAFAKARALGTDPQPGQALLRCGQGDIEGAWTDLRVALAAASGLDRMRLLRAAVDVALARDSIDEAEALCRELESGATARPTPGFRGWAAHCRGALSVRQHRYADAVEALQAALREFRTQQSCYDTAQVYTWMAVAHKGMGNLTAAAADAATAESIYRQLGIEAPDDCA; encoded by the coding sequence ATGGTCACCACCTTCCTCGCCGCAGACTGGCTCGGCACCGCGCGGGCGGCATTCGCCGAGCGGCGCTGGAGTGCGAGTTATGACGCCTTCGTCGCGGCCGGCGCACTGGGTCCGCTGACGACGGCCGACCTCGATGCGATGTCGCTCGCGGCCTGGCGGGTGGGCAACGTCAAAGAGGCGGTACGGCTTTCGGAGTTGGTGTTCGGGCGGCTGGCCCGCGCCGATCCGGCCGCTGCCGCCATGAAAGCCGTGGAACTCAGTCTGGCGTGGCTCACTCGGGGCGACGTCAACATCGGGCAGGGCTGGAGGAATCGGGCCCGCCGGCTGCTGACCGGGGCCCCGGAGTGTGTCACCCACGGCTATTTGGCCTACCTGGACGCCATCGTCGCGGCCATGGCCCAGGACCTGAAGACGCTGTCGGTGCGGTCGGAGGATCTGCGCCAGCTGAGTATTCGCCACGACGTGGCGGCGCTGTCGGCGCTGTCACTGGTGGCCCAGGGGCTGCGCGCCATGCTCGACGAGAGGATTGGTGATGCGTACGGCTTGATCGATGAGGCGATGTTGCCGGTGCTCGCCGATCAGGTGCCGATCGAATGGGCCGGCGACATCTACCGCGTGGTGCTCTACCACTGCCACCGACTGGCCGATCTTCCACGGATGCGGGCCTGGACTGAATCGATGTACCGCTGGTGCGGCCTCAGCGGGTCGCTCACCTACGGGGGAGTGTGCGACGTACACCGCCTTCAGGTGCTGGCCTCCGGTGACGACTTCCGGCAACTCGAGGACAAACTGGCCCACGCCAGCCGACGCCTCGAGGACGTCAACAACTGGGCCGCCGCGGAGGGCTACTACCAACTCGGCGAGGTGTGCCGGCTGCGCGGTGATGTCGACGGCGCGGCATCCGCGTTTGCGAAAGCCCGGGCGTTGGGTACCGACCCGCAGCCCGGCCAGGCCCTGCTGCGGTGCGGCCAGGGGGACATCGAGGGCGCCTGGACCGATCTGCGGGTGGCGCTAGCGGCCGCGTCTGGGCTGGACCGCATGCGACTGCTGCGCGCGGCGGTGGACGTCGCCCTGGCCCGCGACAGCATCGACGAGGCCGAAGCGCTGTGCCGGGAGCTGGAATCCGGTGCGACGGCGCGGCCCACGCCGGGCTTCCGTGGCTGGGCCGCACACTGCCGGGGTGCGTTGTCGGTACGGCAGCACAGGTATGCCGACGCGGTAGAGGCGCTGCAGGCCGCGTTGCGGGAGTTCCGCACCCAGCAGTCCTGCTACGACACCGCGCAGGTCTACACCTGGATGGCGGTGGCGCACAAGGGAATGGGTAACCTCACTGCCGCGGCCGCCGACGCTGCGACTGCTGAGTCCATCTATCGTCAGCTCGGCATCGAAGCCCCCGACGACTGCGCGTAG
- a CDS encoding GDSL-type esterase/lipase family protein — MISQPITVDLLRGLAELEDTGRGLLPHRLPKAARAQTDDPQLLSAESQPSGVRFAFRSTATVIELEVLRSRVVMTGVPSRPDGTVDLLVDGRLVQTVATSGGDVTRLDLSTGAAEHHSGPTATLRFSGLSPEAKHIEIWLPHYERTELVALRADAPITTAAVDRPVWVHHGSSISQGSNAGSPSTTWPALVATRAQVDLVNLGFSGSAMLDPFTARAMAGQPANLISVKIGINLVNADLMRQRAFGPAVHGFLDTLRDGHPTVPVVVIGPLYCPIHETTPGPGTFDTDALARGEVRFKATGSPDAPRTPPALRRLTLATIREQLAAVMSQRREDDPRITYVDGLELYGPTDAQTHPLPDDLHPDADTHRLIADRFSALMAGPGGWWA, encoded by the coding sequence TTGATCTCCCAACCGATCACTGTCGACCTCCTGCGCGGCCTGGCCGAGCTGGAGGACACCGGTCGCGGTCTGCTGCCGCACCGGTTACCAAAGGCGGCGCGGGCCCAGACCGACGATCCCCAACTGCTGTCCGCGGAGTCGCAGCCGTCAGGAGTCCGGTTTGCCTTCCGTTCGACGGCGACGGTGATCGAGCTCGAGGTGTTGCGGTCCCGTGTGGTGATGACCGGCGTGCCTTCGCGCCCGGACGGCACCGTCGACCTGCTCGTGGACGGCCGACTGGTGCAAACGGTCGCGACATCCGGTGGTGATGTGACCAGGCTGGATCTGTCGACGGGTGCCGCTGAGCACCACAGCGGACCGACGGCGACGTTGCGGTTCAGCGGGCTGTCGCCGGAGGCGAAGCACATCGAGATCTGGCTTCCGCACTACGAGCGGACCGAGCTCGTGGCGCTGCGTGCCGATGCGCCGATCACCACCGCGGCGGTGGACCGACCGGTCTGGGTGCATCACGGCAGCTCGATCAGCCAAGGTTCGAATGCCGGCAGTCCCAGCACCACCTGGCCGGCACTGGTCGCCACGCGGGCGCAGGTGGATCTGGTGAACCTCGGCTTCTCCGGCAGCGCCATGCTGGATCCGTTCACGGCCAGGGCCATGGCCGGTCAGCCCGCGAACCTGATCAGTGTCAAGATCGGCATCAACCTGGTCAACGCCGATCTGATGCGTCAGCGTGCCTTCGGTCCCGCTGTGCACGGGTTCCTGGACACCCTCCGCGACGGACATCCGACGGTCCCGGTCGTCGTCATCGGCCCGCTGTACTGCCCTATCCACGAAACCACCCCCGGACCGGGCACCTTCGACACCGATGCCCTGGCTCGCGGCGAAGTTCGGTTCAAAGCGACCGGATCACCGGATGCCCCGCGCACCCCTCCGGCGCTTCGCCGCCTGACGCTGGCGACCATCCGCGAACAGCTCGCCGCGGTGATGTCGCAGCGGCGAGAGGACGATCCCCGGATCACCTACGTCGACGGCCTCGAGCTGTACGGGCCCACCGATGCGCAGACCCATCCGCTGCCTGACGATCTGCACCCTGACGCCGACACCCACCGCCTGATCGCCGACCGGTTCTCGGCACTGATGGCCGGCCCCGGGGGTTGGTGGGCGTAG
- a CDS encoding TetR/AcrR family transcriptional regulator, translating to MMSIGNAEIVDDVGDRILAAAAGCVRDYGIDRVTLAEIARRARVSRPTVYRRWPDTQTLLAALLTQRVTSVLDDVPRRGTDRAAIVARAVAVAARLRDDELISAVLHSAPELAMVYITERLGTSQQILINALAADIAVAQAGGSVRPGDPSQLAAMVLLIAQSAIQSGQIVADLLPADALAVELAHTLNGYLR from the coding sequence ATGATGTCAATCGGTAACGCAGAGATCGTGGACGACGTGGGCGACCGGATCCTCGCCGCCGCGGCCGGGTGCGTCCGCGACTACGGCATCGACCGCGTGACCCTGGCCGAGATCGCCCGTCGGGCTCGGGTCAGCCGGCCCACCGTCTACCGCCGCTGGCCTGACACCCAGACACTGCTGGCAGCACTACTGACTCAGCGGGTCACCTCGGTTCTCGACGATGTGCCCCGTCGGGGCACCGACCGTGCCGCGATCGTCGCGCGGGCGGTTGCCGTCGCGGCCCGCCTGCGTGATGACGAGCTGATCTCCGCTGTTTTGCACTCTGCCCCGGAACTGGCGATGGTCTACATCACCGAGCGACTCGGCACCAGCCAGCAGATCCTGATCAACGCTCTGGCCGCCGACATCGCGGTGGCCCAGGCCGGCGGAAGTGTGCGCCCCGGCGACCCCAGTCAGTTGGCGGCCATGGTGCTGTTGATCGCGCAGTCGGCCATCCAGTCGGGCCAGATCGTCGCCGACCTGCTGCCCGCCGACGCCCTGGCCGTGGAACTGGCCCACACTCTGAACGGATACCTGCGCTGA
- a CDS encoding diacylglycerol kinase, producing MIGRVTVLTNPASGHGNAPHAAERAIARFQQRGVDVTAIVGSDAAHAARLVDEALNHGTDALVVVGGDGVIALALQSLATGDTPLGIIPAGTGNDHAREYGLPAKNPEAAADVIADGHVETVDLGRITADDGSQKWFGTVVAAGFDSLVSDRANRMRWPHGRMRYNVAMVAELSRLRLLPFRLAFDGGPAEDRELTFVTIGNTRSYGGGMLICPAADHADGLLDVTMVASDSRARLVRLFPTVFKGTHVELESVSTRRVRSLTIDSPGINAYADGDYACALPAEIEAVPGALQILTPRLPAAR from the coding sequence GTGATCGGCCGCGTCACCGTTCTGACCAACCCCGCGTCGGGGCACGGCAACGCTCCGCATGCGGCCGAACGTGCCATAGCGCGGTTCCAGCAGCGCGGTGTCGATGTCACCGCCATTGTCGGTTCCGACGCGGCGCACGCGGCCCGGTTGGTGGACGAGGCGCTCAACCACGGCACGGATGCCCTGGTGGTCGTGGGCGGTGACGGGGTGATCGCCCTGGCCCTGCAGTCACTGGCCACCGGCGACACCCCGCTCGGCATCATCCCGGCCGGGACCGGCAACGACCACGCGCGGGAGTACGGGCTGCCCGCCAAGAACCCCGAGGCGGCCGCCGACGTCATCGCCGACGGGCACGTCGAGACCGTCGACCTGGGCCGCATCACCGCAGATGACGGGTCCCAGAAGTGGTTCGGGACGGTGGTGGCCGCCGGCTTCGACTCGCTGGTGTCCGATCGGGCCAACCGGATGCGCTGGCCGCATGGACGCATGCGCTACAACGTGGCGATGGTGGCGGAGTTGTCGCGACTGCGGCTACTGCCGTTCCGGCTGGCATTCGACGGCGGCCCGGCCGAAGACCGTGAACTCACCTTCGTGACGATCGGCAACACCCGCAGTTACGGCGGCGGCATGCTGATCTGCCCGGCCGCCGACCATGCCGACGGCCTGCTCGACGTGACGATGGTGGCATCGGATTCCCGCGCCCGGCTGGTGCGACTGTTCCCGACGGTGTTCAAGGGCACCCACGTCGAGTTGGAGTCGGTGAGCACCAGACGCGTGAGGTCCCTGACCATCGACTCCCCCGGCATCAACGCCTACGCCGACGGGGACTACGCCTGCGCGCTTCCGGCCGAGATCGAGGCGGTGCCGGGCGCGCTGCAGATACTTACCCCACGCCTTCCCGCAGCCAGGTGA